CCACCGGTGACACCCTGTGCGCCATCGACGATCCGATCACCCTCGACTCCATGACCTTCCCGGATCCTGTGATCCAGGTGGCCGTCGAACCGAAGACCAAGGCCGACCAGGAGAAGATGGGCATCGCCCTGTCCAAGCTGGCCGAAGAGGATCCGACCTTCCAGGTCACGACCGACGAAGAGTCCGGCCAGACCCTGATCGCCGGCATGGGCGAGCTCCAGCTCGACATCATCGTCGACCGTATGCGCCGCGAGTTCAAGGTTGAGTGCAACCAGGGCAAGCCGCAGGTCGCCTACCGCGAGACCATCCGCAAGGCCGTCATGGACCAGGGCTACACCCACAAGAAGCAGACCGGTGGTTCCGGCCAGTTCGCAAAGGTCCTGATGAACTTCGAGCCGCTCGACACCACCGAGGGCAAGACCTTCGAGTTCGAGAATAAGGTCACCGGCGGCCACATCTCCGCCGAATTCATCGGCCCCATCGAGGCCGGTGTCAAGGAGGCCATGGAGTCCGGTGTTCTCGCCGGCTTCCCGGTCGTGGGCGTCAAGGCCACCGTCACTGACGGCCAGATGCACCCGGTCGATTCCTCCGAAATGGCCTTCAAGCTCGCAGGTTCCATGTGCTTCAAGGAAGCTGCCCCGAAGGCCAAGCCGGTCATTCTCGAACCGATCATGAAGGTCGAAGTCCGTACGCCGGAAGAGTACATGGGCGAAGTCATCGGCGATCTGAACCAGCGCCGTGGCAACATCCAGTCCATGACCGACGGTGTCGGCGTCAAGGTCATCGACGCCAAGGTCCCGCTGTCCGAGATGTTCGGCTACATCGGCGACCTGCGTTCCAAGACCCAGGGTCGTGCCATGTTCACCATGGAGATGGACTCCTACGACGAGGTGCCGAAGAGCGTCTCCGAGGAGATCATCAAGGCCCAGCGCGGCGAGTGACACGCGCCACTGCATGAAGTAGCCAGTGTCTTCAGTCAGCGGTAATATCGTATACCGCTGACTGGGTTCTGGCTCTTCAAAGTGGCACATAACCCAGAAACCCAGTAGAATAAGCGAGTTCCTGTGCGAAAGGGTGCAGGAAACTCACGAGACGTCCAGGAGGACAAAAGTAATGGCAAAGGAAAAGTACGAGCGTACTAAGCCGCACGTTAACATCGGTACCATCGGCCACGTCGACCACGGTAAGACTACCCTGACTGCCGCCATCTCCAAGGTGCTGCACGAGGAGTTCCCGGATGTCAACCCGGAGTACGACTTCAACCAGATCGATTCCGCTCCGGAAGAGGCCGCCCGCGGTATCACCATCAACATCGCCCACATCGAGTACCAGACCGAGAAGCGTCACTACGCTCACGTCGACTGCCCGGGCCACGCCGACTTCGTGAAGAACATGATTACCGGTGCTGCCCAGATGGATGGCGCTATCCTCGTTGTGGCCGCCACCGACGGCCCGATGGCCCAGACTCGCGAGCACGTGCTGCTCGCCCGTCAGGTTGGCGTTCCGAAGATCCTCGTCGCCCTGAACAAGTGCGACATGGTCGACGATGAAGAGCTCATCGAGCTCGTCGAAGAAGAGGTCCGCGACCTCCTCGACGAGAACGGCTTCGACCGTGACTGCCCGGTCATCCACACCTCCGCTTACGGTGCTCTGCACGACGACGCTCCGGACCACGAGAAGTGGGTCCAGTCCGTTAAGGACCTCATGGACGCTGTCGACGACTACATCCCGACCCCGGTTCACGACCTGGACAAGCCGTTCCTGATGCCGATCGAGGACGTCTTCACCATCTCCGGCCGTGGTACCGTTGTCACCGGTCGTGTCGAGCGTGGCCAGCTGGCCGTCAACACCCCGGTCGAGATCGTTGGTATCCGTCCGACCCAGCAGACCACCGTCACCTCCATCGAGACCTTCCACAAGACCATGGACGCCTGCGAGGCTGGCGACAACACCGGTCTGCTTCTGCGTGGTCTCGGCCGTGACGATGTCGAGCGTGGCCAGGTTGTGGCCAAGCCGGGCTCCGTCACCCCGCACACCAAGTTCGAGGGCGAAGTCTACGTGCTGACCAAGGACGAAGGCGGCCGTCACTCGCCGTTCTTCTCCAACTACCGTCCGCAGTTCTACTTCCGCACCACCGACGTCACCGGCGTCATCGAGCTGCCGGAAGGCGTCGAGATGGTTCAGCCGGGCGACCACGCTACCTTCACCGTTGAGCTGATTCAGCCCATCGCTATGGAGGAAGGCCTGACCTTCGCTGTGCGTGAAGGTGGCCACACCGTCGGCTCCGGTCGTGTGACCAAGATCCTCGCCTGATTTTCATCAGACAAGAATCTTCGCTTGAACTAGCGTTATAGGAAATCCCCTTCGAGGAAACTCGGAGGGGATTTTCTATAACCGCAGCAGGATATGGATATGTACCACGACTTCCGGCCTGGATGCGCTAGTGTTGCTTTTCAATAGATAAACGGACTGCTGCACTGCGAGGATATGACACTGATGGCAGGCCGGGAAAGAAGGTCGATGATGACTGGTGCACAGGCCGCTCACTGTGGTTCTGTATCCGCAATTTCGCTGGGACTGCCCGTTTCCACGGCGATTCCCGAAGCCAAAGGCACACTGCCGAAAGCCTTGTTCGTAGGCAAAGCGCCGATTTCCGGCAAACTCAAGCAGCGATTGGTGAACGAGATCGAATCCATCACCATGCTGGCGTTGGCCCGGTCGGCCAACACGGGGCTTGCGGACGGCAAACTGATCCCGGAAGTGCTGGTCATCGGACTGAAGCTTACGGCCAAAGCCACCGGCATACCGAACGAAGTCATCGACCTGATCGCCGGACAGCGCAAATCGGGCATCGTGTTCGTGTGCGTACGCGACGTGCCGTTCGAGGGCAGCACGCGTGAGGAATGCGCGTTCGCCGTGCGCCGCGCCATACCGGGGCGTGCCGGGCACACGCCGATCTATCAGGTATATGCCGGCGACTGGCAGCCGGCGGGGGAGGCCCAGCTGGAGCTGGCCGGCTCTACTATTGATGAGCTGTGGGCATCGCTGTGCTCACAGACCATTTTGGGTACGCCGGAGGTCGAGAATCTGGATGCGCGCATCATTCGCCATACTGAAATTGCTCGGCTCGAATCCGAAGTGGACAAGCTCACTCGTGACCATCAGCGCGTCAAGAACCCGGCCCAGCGCAACGAGATCTATGCCAAACTCCACAAGGCCAAGGCGCAGCTCGCAAAACTGCGCGAGGCATAGTGATGTGAAAGCCATTGGGCTTCCGCTGGCGGGAGCTGGCTCGCGAAGCGAGACTGAGGGTGGTCCAGGTCCGTGGCCTAGGGCTACGCCCAAGCTAATTGAAATATTCGTGCATCATACAGCGTACAGTTAAACCATGTTCCCTCTGCTCGAAACCCTGGTCGCCGTATACGAGGTGGGTCAGTTCACGCTGGCCGCCGATGAGCTGAAGGTATCGCAGTCGACGGTGTCGTCGCGTATCGCCCAATTGGAGCAGATGGTCGGCGCGCCGCTGTTCGTGCGCAATGCGAAAAGTGACGTGACGCCCACACAGGCCGGGCGGATGCTGTACCAGACTGCCATCGGCATCGACGGATTATGGCGGGATACGCGTGAGCAGATCGCCCGCGTGCAGGAGGCGCGTGAGCCGCTGGCCGTGTCGTTCTCGCACACGACCGCGGCGATTCTGCTGCCGAAGGCGTTGCCGGTGATGGCTCGGGACATGGACGGTTTCGACTTCGCTGTACACGTGATGAACTCGGATGCGATTCTCGAACAGGCCAGCATGAAGGCCGTGCAGCTCGGCGTGGTGGAAAAGCCGATCGTGAACGATTCGGTGGACCGCGTCACCCTGTGCGAGGACCGGCTGGTGTTGGCGGGGGAGCCTGACGGCGTGTGGATGGTGCGCGAACACGGTTCCGGCGTGCGGTATTACACGGATCTGTATTTCAAGACCGCTCAGGTTGTGCCTGCACGCACGATGGAAGTGTCCAGTAATGCGGCGATTGTGGCGGCGCTGTCCGCCGGGTTCGGGCAGTCGTTGATTTCGGAAGCCGCCGTGCCGGCGGGCGTGCCGGTGCAGCGGGAGCTTGGCGATGAGTTTGTGCGGCGGTTCTATGCGCTGGTGCCGAGATCCGGTCTGACGCACGATCAGCGGGAGTTGGCGGAGACGATTATTGCTGCGCTGCGCGGGTAGTCAGATAGTCGACTGAGGGGAGGTTGCGAACGTTGTTTCTCTCCCTCCGTCCGCCTGCGGCGGCCACCTCTCTCATCAGAGGGAGATCAATTAGGTATCGACAAAATCGATGATATGTATTGGTTGCAATGATTTGACCGATGTAAACGCTTGAGCTTCAATAGACATCATGAGAGAGTTCTGTACAAAATGGTGGAAGCGCATTGCCACCGTTGACATGCTGTTCATTGGTGTTCTGACTCTGCTGGCCTCGCTGTTCGCCTCCTGGCTCAAGCAGTTCCCCGGATTCAGCCTGTTCGGCGCGCTCATCATCGCGCTGCTCATCGGTATGATCATCCAGTTCCCGATCCGCAGTGCCTACGTCGGTTCCAATGATGGCCGCAAGGCAGGCGTCAAGGACGCCGCTGGCCTGATTTCCAACAAGCTGCTGCGCCTCGGCATCATCCTGCTCGGTTTCAAGCTCAACCTCGCCGTGCTGTTCACGCAGGGCATCAAGTGTCTGCCGATCGCCGCTGTGGTCGTTACGCTGACCATCATCGTGTGCTATGCCATCGCCCGCAAACTCGGTGTCGACCCGATGCTCGCCATCCTGACCGCCGGTGGCACCGGCATCTGCGGTGCGGCCGCCGTCATGGGCCTGGCCGGTTCCATCAAGGTGCCTGAGGACAAGCAGGACGAGAAGGACAACGACGTGACCATGGCCGTGGCCATCGTAGCCATTATGGGTACTGTGTTCGCGTTGCTGGAGATCGCGCTCGGCCCGCTGACCGGCATGACCAAGGACCAGCTGGGCATCACCGCCGGTGCTTCCCTGCACGAAATCGCCCACGCGGTCGCGGGCGGCGACGCGTTCGGCGCGGTGGACATCGCCACCATCATGAAGCTTTCCCGCGTGCTCATGCTTGTGTTCGCGGCCATCATCATCGCCATCTGGTGGGAGAAGAAGCATTCCGAGGTTCAGAGCACCGGCAAGAAGACCGTGGCCTTCCCGTGGTTCATGCTCGGCTTCATCGGCGCTTCGATTATCGGCACCTTCGTACCGTTCGTCACCTCCATCACCCCGCAGCTCGTGGACTTTGCGTACATCGTGCTCGGCATGGCCATGGCCGCGCTCGGCATCAACGTGAACTTCAAGGCCATCGCTTCCAAGGGCAAGAAGCCGATGCTCGCCAGCTTCCTGACATCGATTCTGCTCATGTGCTTCGCTGCAGGTGTTGCGATGCTGTTCTTCTGATAAGCGCTCCAAATACAAATAGGCGAAGGCGAACGACAGTGAGCAATTGGAATGTGTCACCTAAAAATCACGTACTTGCACAACGGATAACCCCAGCCGAACTGGCAGGCCATCGCAATGAACTTCACCACATATGGACTCAGCCCGGTCGCACCCGGCATCCAGCCGATCAGCAGCGTGCTGAACGTGAAGTTCCAGATCCACAGCAGCACGAACAGCGCCACGGAACGGGTGAAGTTGCTGGACGATTTGAATGTCACGTTGCGGTTCATCACGAAGTTGTAGGTCGCCGAACACACCACGGCGATGCCGTTGGCGATCTGTGAGGGTACGCCGATCAAGTGCAGAATGGCGAACGTCGCATACTCCACAATGGTCTGCGTGGCGGAAACACCCACATACTTGCCCAGCACGGCGAGTCCATTTTGCTTCGGGGTTGCCGTGCCCACGGTATTTTCCGCAGTATTCGTTGTGGTCGAGGTATTTGCGGCGCCCACACCTTGATTCGGCTTCACATCCGCTCCATTGTTCGCCATGCCCATATACCTCCCGGATGTACCTGTGACGTTCGACCTCGCAATGATACCGCTGACCGCGTCGGGAATCGGCGTGGCGGTCAGACGAGAAAACCGCAGGCCGCAGCAACGACCGGCACACCCAGCGACAGCACCAGATAGGCCGCTGCGGTGGGGTAGCGGTGTTTGCGGAAGAGCGTCACCATTTCGTTGATTGCGGTCGAGAACGTGGAGAAGCCGCCGAGGAAACCGGTGGCCAGCACTAGCCGCCATGGTTCATCAAGTGTCCCGCCGAGTGCCAGCGCCGCGACCAAACCGGCTAGGAATCCGGCGATGAGATTGATGGTGAACGTGGAAAGTGGGAATGCGCGCTGCCAGTACGTTTTGATGGTCACGTCAAGCAGATAGCGGCAGGAGGCGCCTACGCCGCCGCACAGGCAGACCAAGATTGGTAGGAATACGGTCATCACGCCTTACCTCCCTTGCTGGTCGTAGCGGCATTCGTATCAGCGGACGCTTCGGCGGATACGTTCGAGGAGCCGGCCAGATGCGTTCCTGCCCACACGCCGGCAGACGCACAAACCAGACCCAGCGCGAACGTCACCAGTAGATAGGCAATGCCGGCCGCCACCTGACCGTCGCGGATTGCGGTAAAACCTTCCAGCGCGAGTGTCGACATCGTAGACAAACCACCGCATACGCCCATGCCGAGTCCGCGACTGGCAAGTTCTTTGGAACGTGCGCCGAACCGGGAAGCGC
This DNA window, taken from Bifidobacterium longum subsp. longum JCM 1217, encodes the following:
- a CDS encoding LysR family transcriptional regulator; translated protein: MFPLLETLVAVYEVGQFTLAADELKVSQSTVSSRIAQLEQMVGAPLFVRNAKSDVTPTQAGRMLYQTAIGIDGLWRDTREQIARVQEAREPLAVSFSHTTAAILLPKALPVMARDMDGFDFAVHVMNSDAILEQASMKAVQLGVVEKPIVNDSVDRVTLCEDRLVLAGEPDGVWMVREHGSGVRYYTDLYFKTAQVVPARTMEVSSNAAIVAALSAGFGQSLISEAAVPAGVPVQRELGDEFVRRFYALVPRSGLTHDQRELAETIIAALRG
- a CDS encoding DUF4391 domain-containing protein encodes the protein MMTGAQAAHCGSVSAISLGLPVSTAIPEAKGTLPKALFVGKAPISGKLKQRLVNEIESITMLALARSANTGLADGKLIPEVLVIGLKLTAKATGIPNEVIDLIAGQRKSGIVFVCVRDVPFEGSTREECAFAVRRAIPGRAGHTPIYQVYAGDWQPAGEAQLELAGSTIDELWASLCSQTILGTPEVENLDARIIRHTEIARLESEVDKLTRDHQRVKNPAQRNEIYAKLHKAKAQLAKLREA
- a CDS encoding GtrA family protein, with amino-acid sequence MANNGADVKPNQGVGAANTSTTTNTAENTVGTATPKQNGLAVLGKYVGVSATQTIVEYATFAILHLIGVPSQIANGIAVVCSATYNFVMNRNVTFKSSSNFTRSVALFVLLWIWNFTFSTLLIGWMPGATGLSPYVVKFIAMACQFGWGYPLCKYVIFR
- a CDS encoding fluoride efflux transporter FluC; translated protein: MTVFLPILVCLCGGVGASCRYLLDVTIKTYWQRAFPLSTFTINLIAGFLAGLVAALALGGTLDEPWRLVLATGFLGGFSTFSTAINEMVTLFRKHRYPTAAAYLVLSLGVPVVAAACGFLV
- the tuf gene encoding elongation factor Tu — its product is MAKEKYERTKPHVNIGTIGHVDHGKTTLTAAISKVLHEEFPDVNPEYDFNQIDSAPEEAARGITINIAHIEYQTEKRHYAHVDCPGHADFVKNMITGAAQMDGAILVVAATDGPMAQTREHVLLARQVGVPKILVALNKCDMVDDEELIELVEEEVRDLLDENGFDRDCPVIHTSAYGALHDDAPDHEKWVQSVKDLMDAVDDYIPTPVHDLDKPFLMPIEDVFTISGRGTVVTGRVERGQLAVNTPVEIVGIRPTQQTTVTSIETFHKTMDACEAGDNTGLLLRGLGRDDVERGQVVAKPGSVTPHTKFEGEVYVLTKDEGGRHSPFFSNYRPQFYFRTTDVTGVIELPEGVEMVQPGDHATFTVELIQPIAMEEGLTFAVREGGHTVGSGRVTKILA
- a CDS encoding YeiH family protein, encoding MREFCTKWWKRIATVDMLFIGVLTLLASLFASWLKQFPGFSLFGALIIALLIGMIIQFPIRSAYVGSNDGRKAGVKDAAGLISNKLLRLGIILLGFKLNLAVLFTQGIKCLPIAAVVVTLTIIVCYAIARKLGVDPMLAILTAGGTGICGAAAVMGLAGSIKVPEDKQDEKDNDVTMAVAIVAIMGTVFALLEIALGPLTGMTKDQLGITAGASLHEIAHAVAGGDAFGAVDIATIMKLSRVLMLVFAAIIIAIWWEKKHSEVQSTGKKTVAFPWFMLGFIGASIIGTFVPFVTSITPQLVDFAYIVLGMAMAALGINVNFKAIASKGKKPMLASFLTSILLMCFAAGVAMLFF
- a CDS encoding fluoride efflux transporter FluC — encoded protein: MDSQSPSAGARPITHTTTPPARKLPDIHLDIVLVVFCGGAIGTAIRYAFAQIPAAGSFHTGTFVANMLACFCYAGLTAYLAGASRFGARSKELASRGLGMGVCGGLSTMSTLALEGFTAIRDGQVAAGIAYLLVTFALGLVCASAGVWAGTHLAGSSNVSAEASADTNAATTSKGGKA